A window of the Rhizobium brockwellii genome harbors these coding sequences:
- the mgtE gene encoding magnesium transporter → MTTTDGEDRIRRRPDDEEADIYDEDGNVRSDFLALVGAAIADRDTLFLRQNVARLHESEIGDLLESIQPDQRLALVRLLGDDFDMTALTEVDEAIRREIVDQMPNAQIAAAIGELDSDDAVYILEDLDKEDREEILAQLPFTERVRLRRALDYPESSAGRRMQTEFVAVPPFWTVGQTIDYMRDEEDLPYSFSQIFVIDPTFKLLGAVDLDQILRTKRQTKIEQIMRETNHPVPAEMDQEEAAQLFEQYDLLSAAVVDENGRLVGVLTIDDVVDVIHEEADEDIKRLGGVGDEELSDNVLSTVRSRFLWLLINLGTAMLSASVIGLFDGSIEKMIALAVLMPIVASMGGNAGTQTMTVTVRALATRDLDIYNAGRIIRREAGVGILNGIVFATIMGAIAGTWFHNYQLGGVIAAAMIINLIAAALAGILLPLLLDKMGADPAIASSVFVTTVTDCTGFFAFLGIATWWFGI, encoded by the coding sequence ATGACGACGACCGACGGGGAAGACCGCATTCGCAGGCGTCCCGATGACGAGGAAGCCGATATCTACGACGAGGACGGCAATGTCCGCAGCGATTTCCTGGCGCTCGTGGGTGCTGCGATCGCCGACCGCGACACACTGTTCCTGCGTCAGAACGTTGCCCGCCTGCATGAATCCGAAATAGGCGACCTGCTGGAATCGATCCAGCCGGATCAGCGCCTGGCGCTGGTGCGCCTGCTCGGCGATGATTTCGACATGACCGCGCTGACCGAGGTCGACGAGGCGATCCGCCGCGAAATCGTCGACCAGATGCCGAACGCGCAGATCGCCGCGGCGATCGGCGAGCTCGATTCGGACGATGCCGTCTATATTCTCGAAGACCTCGACAAGGAGGACCGGGAAGAGATCCTCGCCCAGCTGCCGTTCACCGAGCGGGTGCGGCTGCGCCGGGCGCTGGACTATCCCGAAAGTTCGGCCGGGCGCCGGATGCAGACGGAATTCGTCGCGGTGCCGCCATTCTGGACGGTCGGTCAGACGATTGATTACATGCGCGACGAAGAGGATCTGCCCTATTCCTTCTCGCAGATCTTCGTCATCGATCCGACCTTCAAGCTGCTCGGCGCCGTCGATCTCGACCAGATCCTGCGCACCAAGCGGCAGACGAAGATCGAGCAGATCATGCGCGAGACCAACCATCCGGTTCCGGCTGAGATGGACCAGGAGGAGGCTGCTCAGCTCTTCGAGCAGTACGACCTTCTCTCGGCCGCCGTTGTCGACGAAAACGGCCGGCTGGTCGGCGTGTTGACCATCGACGACGTCGTCGACGTCATCCACGAGGAGGCGGACGAGGACATCAAGCGCCTCGGCGGCGTCGGCGACGAAGAGCTGTCGGACAATGTGCTCTCGACAGTGCGTTCGCGCTTCCTTTGGCTTTTGATCAACCTCGGCACGGCGATGCTGTCGGCAAGCGTCATCGGGCTGTTTGACGGCTCGATCGAGAAGATGATCGCGCTTGCGGTGCTGATGCCGATCGTCGCCTCGATGGGCGGCAATGCCGGCACGCAGACGATGACGGTGACGGTGCGCGCGCTCGCCACCCGCGATCTCGACATCTACAATGCCGGCCGCATCATCCGCAGGGAGGCGGGCGTCGGCATCCTGAACGGCATCGTCTTCGCGACGATCATGGGCGCGATCGCCGGGACCTGGTTCCACAACTACCAGCTGGGCGGGGTGATTGCGGCGGCGATGATCATCAATCTGATAGCGGCAGCCCTTGCCGGCATCCTCCTGCCGCTGCTGCTCGACAAGATGGGGGCCGACCCGGCGATCGCCTCTTCGGTCTTCGTCACGACAGTGACGGACTGTACCGGCTTCTTCGCCTTTCTTGGTATCGCCACCTGGTGGTTCGGCATCTGA
- a CDS encoding peptide deformylase: MPIRPILRYPHPGLKTVCAPVTAFDSSLTALAGDLLATMRAAPGVGITAAHIGVFSRVTVLELDKADGVRLYVNPHITWFSQETMSHAEGSVSMPGATDEVTRPRAIRFRYQDAEGAVHEDGAEDFLAICIQHEVDQLDGIFWLQRLSRLKRDRLVKKWEKTQD; this comes from the coding sequence ATGCCCATCCGTCCGATTCTGCGCTACCCGCATCCAGGCCTGAAGACTGTCTGCGCGCCTGTGACGGCGTTCGATTCCTCGCTCACAGCCCTTGCCGGCGACCTGCTGGCGACGATGCGCGCAGCCCCCGGCGTCGGCATCACCGCCGCCCATATCGGCGTCTTCAGCCGTGTCACGGTGCTGGAGCTCGACAAGGCCGACGGCGTGCGCCTCTACGTGAACCCTCATATCACCTGGTTTTCGCAGGAGACGATGAGCCATGCCGAAGGCAGCGTCTCGATGCCGGGCGCAACCGACGAAGTCACGCGCCCGCGGGCGATCCGCTTCCGCTATCAGGATGCCGAGGGCGCCGTGCACGAGGACGGTGCCGAAGATTTCCTCGCCATCTGCATCCAGCACGAAGTCGACCAGCTCGACGGCATATTCTGGCTGCAGCGCCTCTCGCGGCTGAAGCGCGACCGTCTCGTGAAAAAATGGGAGAAGACCCAGGACTAA
- a CDS encoding BON domain-containing protein, whose protein sequence is MARIGDKTQFSPEKPELSREEDYRDLEERNLDDGWPYADGSGAGTGGPDNRPYGETAANFDSDPNKGFRIDGTDEDGNENRLRDSLRADTIDRDESDEIEARVNDNLENIPEVDIDSIEVHADGHVVTLEGSVETIGIARKVELSALSVDGVRHVRNKLQLTGVDAHIPNED, encoded by the coding sequence ATGGCAAGGATCGGTGACAAAACCCAGTTTTCCCCGGAGAAGCCTGAGCTTTCCCGGGAAGAAGATTATCGCGATCTCGAAGAGCGCAATCTCGACGATGGCTGGCCCTATGCCGATGGCAGTGGCGCCGGCACCGGCGGCCCGGATAATCGTCCTTACGGTGAGACAGCAGCCAATTTCGACAGCGATCCCAACAAGGGCTTCCGGATCGACGGAACGGATGAGGACGGCAACGAAAACCGCCTGAGAGATTCGCTACGGGCAGATACGATCGACCGCGATGAAAGTGATGAGATCGAAGCGAGGGTAAACGACAATCTCGAAAACATTCCTGAGGTCGACATCGACAGTATCGAGGTTCATGCGGATGGTCACGTCGTCACCCTGGAAGGCTCGGTGGAGACGATCGGCATCGCCCGCAAGGTCGAACTCAGCGCGCTTTCGGTCGACGGCGTCCGTCACGTCCGCAACAAACTGCAGCTGACCGGTGTCGATGCGCATATCCCGAACGAGGACTGA
- a CDS encoding methyltransferase family protein has protein sequence MKKNAAASWSFLDMYFVLDLIEKVLIGYFFVGIVMRVLPQMQDNRAIIDCLLIVSEGAAAFLILTRRPTKNASLRLFDWTVTAIGTIFPLLAAPSATQPLAPLAFCGTVMALGFVLQISAKLTLRRSFGLVPANRGVKIGGPYKFIRHPMYAGYLMTHIGFFLTHPSFWNFAIYAAALSAQCFRLLAEERLLKQDPAYEAFMTTTRYRLAPFVF, from the coding sequence ATGAAAAAAAATGCAGCGGCAAGCTGGTCATTCCTCGATATGTATTTCGTTCTCGATCTTATCGAGAAAGTCCTCATCGGCTATTTTTTTGTCGGGATCGTCATGCGTGTCCTGCCGCAGATGCAGGACAATCGGGCGATCATCGATTGCCTGCTGATCGTTTCGGAGGGAGCAGCCGCCTTCCTCATCCTGACGCGCCGGCCGACGAAAAACGCGTCTCTGCGCCTCTTCGACTGGACGGTCACCGCCATCGGCACGATCTTCCCGCTGCTCGCCGCACCCTCCGCGACACAGCCGCTGGCGCCGCTCGCATTCTGCGGGACGGTGATGGCACTTGGTTTCGTCCTGCAGATATCGGCAAAGCTGACATTGCGGCGGAGCTTCGGCCTGGTGCCGGCCAATCGCGGCGTCAAAATCGGCGGACCCTACAAGTTTATTCGCCATCCGATGTATGCGGGTTATCTAATGACGCATATCGGCTTCTTCCTGACCCATCCGAGCTTTTGGAATTTTGCCATCTATGCGGCGGCCCTTTCCGCACAGTGTTTCCGCCTGTTGGCGGAGGAGCGCCTGCTGAAGCAGGATCCCGCTTACGAGGCCTTTATGACCACGACCCGCTACCGGCTCGCTCCGTTCGTGTTCTGA
- the lipB gene encoding lipoyl(octanoyl) transferase LipB produces the protein MAMLRTDLEFSMLPQLGTPPVRWRIADGLVPYEEAVETMEREVAAISDGGDELVWLVEHPPLYTAGTSANARDLVQPNRFPVFATGRGGEYTYHGPGQRVAYVMLDLKRRRQDVRAFVAALEDVVIRTLDMMNVRGERREDRVGVWVRRPEKPLLADGTMAEDKIAALGIRLRKWVTFHGLSLNVDPDLDHFGGIVPCGISAYGVTSLVDLGLPVMMADVDIRLRTAFEAVFGETTG, from the coding sequence ATGGCCATGCTTCGCACCGATCTCGAATTCTCCATGCTTCCCCAACTCGGCACCCCGCCGGTCCGCTGGCGCATCGCCGACGGCCTCGTCCCCTACGAGGAGGCGGTGGAGACGATGGAGCGCGAGGTGGCGGCGATATCAGATGGTGGTGATGAGCTCGTCTGGCTCGTCGAACATCCGCCGCTCTATACCGCCGGCACCAGCGCCAATGCGAGGGACCTTGTCCAGCCGAACCGGTTTCCGGTCTTTGCGACCGGGCGTGGCGGTGAATACACCTATCACGGACCGGGCCAGCGCGTCGCCTATGTCATGCTCGACCTGAAAAGACGGCGCCAGGACGTGCGCGCCTTTGTCGCCGCCCTTGAAGATGTCGTCATCCGCACGCTCGACATGATGAATGTGCGCGGTGAGCGACGTGAAGATCGCGTCGGCGTTTGGGTGCGCCGGCCGGAAAAGCCATTGCTGGCCGATGGGACGATGGCCGAGGACAAGATCGCCGCCCTCGGCATAAGGCTGCGAAAATGGGTGACCTTCCACGGATTGTCGCTCAACGTAGACCCCGATCTCGATCATTTCGGCGGCATCGTGCCTTGCGGGATATCGGCTTATGGCGTGACCAGCCTCGTCGATCTTGGTTTGCCGGTGATGATGGCTGATGTCGACATCCGGCTGCGCACCGCCTTCGAAGCAGTTTTCGGCGAAACGACCGGCTAA
- a CDS encoding DMT family transporter, producing the protein MASSSQESAAMSEPHQNSLQGMAIMSGAMLILPIMDAIAKYMATFEAMSPGQVTFYRFFFQIACTLPILFALFGLKALSAQRPWMNLLRGVLHGAASLLFFVAVKYMPLADVFAIYFVEPFMLTALSALFLGDKVGWRRWTAIVVGFGGAMIVIQPSYEIFGLKALLPVACAFLFSLYLFLNRAIGEADSPLTMQTMAGIGGTIFMAAALLVGSSSGNADFAVSLPSSGLGVVLLLALGTISGYAHMLVVRAFRLAPLSLLAPFQYFEIISATVLGYALFNDFPSFSKWIGIFIIVASGLFIIWRERLQARSLKSS; encoded by the coding sequence ATGGCGTCATCCTCGCAAGAATCAGCAGCCATGTCAGAGCCCCATCAAAATTCCCTGCAGGGCATGGCCATCATGTCCGGCGCCATGCTCATCCTGCCGATCATGGATGCGATCGCCAAATACATGGCGACCTTCGAAGCGATGTCGCCGGGTCAGGTGACCTTCTACCGATTCTTTTTCCAGATCGCCTGCACCCTGCCGATTCTTTTCGCCCTTTTCGGGTTGAAGGCGCTTTCGGCGCAACGGCCGTGGATGAACCTGCTGCGCGGTGTGCTGCATGGTGCTGCAAGCCTGCTTTTCTTCGTCGCCGTCAAATACATGCCGCTCGCCGATGTCTTCGCCATCTATTTCGTCGAGCCCTTCATGCTGACCGCCCTGTCGGCGCTGTTTCTCGGTGACAAGGTCGGCTGGCGGCGATGGACGGCGATCGTCGTCGGTTTCGGCGGCGCGATGATCGTCATTCAGCCGAGTTACGAAATCTTCGGCCTGAAGGCGCTGCTGCCGGTCGCCTGCGCCTTTCTGTTCTCGCTCTATCTCTTCCTCAACCGCGCCATCGGCGAGGCCGATTCGCCGCTGACCATGCAGACGATGGCCGGCATCGGCGGAACGATCTTCATGGCCGCCGCCCTTCTCGTCGGCAGCAGCTCCGGCAATGCCGATTTTGCGGTCTCCCTGCCCTCCTCCGGTCTCGGCGTTGTCCTGCTTCTCGCCCTCGGCACGATCTCGGGTTATGCGCATATGCTCGTGGTCCGGGCTTTTCGTCTCGCGCCGCTGTCGCTGCTTGCGCCGTTCCAGTACTTCGAGATCATCTCGGCGACCGTTCTCGGCTATGCGTTGTTCAACGATTTCCCGAGCTTTTCCAAATGGATCGGCATCTTCATCATCGTTGCTTCAGGCCTCTTCATCATCTGGCGGGAGCGGCTGCAGGCGCGATCATTAAAATCTTCCTGA
- a CDS encoding acetyl-CoA carboxylase biotin carboxylase subunit, with protein sequence MFKKILIANRGEIACRVIKTARRMGILTVAVYSDADRDALHVEMADEAVHIGPAAASESYLVAEKIIAACKATGAEAVHPGYGFLSERASFCAELEKQGIVFIGPKPKAIMAMGDKIESKKFANAAGVSTVPGHLGIIEDAAHAEVIAGGIGYPVMIKASAGGGGKGMRIAWNEADVRDGFERARSEAKSSFGDDRVFIEKFVVEPRHIEIQVLADAHGNVVYLGERECSIQRRNQKVAEEAPSPFLDEATRKAMGEQSVALAKAVDYQSAGTVEFIVDRDRNFYFLEMNTRLQVEHPVTELVTGIDLVEQMIRVAAGEPLPFVQQDIRLEGWAIESRLYAEDPYRNFLPSIGRLTRYRPPAEGRTGNVVVRNDTGVFEGAEISMYYDPMIAKLCTWAPTRLEAIDAMGQALDGFVVDGIEHNVPFLSALMKHPRWREGRLSTGFIAEEYPDGFAPMKPDPAEEAVLAAIALSASLIETSRRERFADRLRATSGALREHWVVKIGDNHVAARLLDGLVTIPFDMDIAIEGENKSVVTDWRPGDPVWSGKVGGLDITAQIRPVLNGLRIDWQGLSVIAKVFSPRHAELDRLMPVKLPPDTSKLLLCPMPGLVVAIAVTEGQEVKAGETLAIVEAMKMENVLRADRDLVVSKINAAAGESLAVDAVIMEFD encoded by the coding sequence ATGTTCAAGAAAATCCTGATCGCGAATCGCGGCGAAATCGCCTGCCGCGTGATCAAGACTGCGCGCCGCATGGGCATTTTGACCGTCGCGGTCTATTCGGATGCGGATCGGGACGCGCTGCATGTCGAGATGGCCGACGAGGCCGTGCATATCGGCCCGGCTGCGGCGTCCGAGAGTTATCTGGTTGCCGAAAAGATCATTGCCGCCTGCAAGGCAACCGGTGCCGAGGCGGTGCATCCGGGTTACGGCTTCCTGTCCGAACGCGCCTCCTTTTGCGCTGAACTGGAAAAGCAGGGCATCGTCTTCATCGGCCCGAAGCCGAAGGCCATCATGGCGATGGGCGACAAGATCGAATCGAAGAAATTCGCCAACGCCGCCGGTGTCTCCACCGTGCCCGGCCATCTCGGCATCATCGAGGATGCCGCCCATGCGGAAGTGATCGCTGGCGGGATCGGATATCCCGTCATGATCAAGGCGTCGGCCGGTGGCGGTGGCAAGGGCATGCGCATTGCGTGGAACGAGGCTGATGTGCGCGACGGCTTCGAACGCGCCCGCTCGGAGGCGAAAAGCTCCTTCGGCGACGACCGCGTCTTCATCGAGAAGTTCGTCGTCGAGCCGCGCCATATCGAGATCCAGGTGCTCGCCGATGCGCATGGCAACGTCGTCTATCTCGGCGAGCGCGAATGCTCGATCCAGCGGCGGAACCAGAAGGTCGCGGAAGAGGCGCCCTCGCCCTTCCTCGACGAAGCGACCCGCAAGGCCATGGGCGAACAATCGGTGGCGTTGGCGAAGGCCGTCGATTACCAGAGCGCCGGCACCGTCGAATTCATCGTCGACCGCGACCGCAATTTCTATTTCCTGGAAATGAACACCCGCTTGCAGGTCGAGCATCCCGTGACCGAACTCGTCACCGGCATTGATCTCGTCGAGCAGATGATCCGGGTCGCAGCCGGAGAGCCCCTTCCCTTTGTTCAGCAGGATATCAGGCTCGAAGGCTGGGCGATCGAGAGCCGGCTCTATGCCGAAGATCCCTACCGCAACTTCCTGCCCTCGATCGGCCGCCTGACGCGCTACCGCCCGCCGGCGGAAGGCAGGACCGGCAATGTCGTCGTCCGCAACGACACCGGCGTCTTCGAAGGCGCCGAGATCTCGATGTATTACGATCCGATGATCGCCAAGCTCTGCACCTGGGCGCCGACGCGGCTGGAAGCGATCGACGCCATGGGTCAGGCGCTCGACGGCTTCGTTGTCGATGGTATCGAGCACAATGTTCCTTTCCTGTCGGCGCTGATGAAACATCCGCGCTGGCGCGAGGGCCGGCTGTCGACAGGCTTCATCGCCGAGGAATATCCTGACGGCTTCGCACCGATGAAACCGGACCCGGCGGAAGAAGCCGTGCTTGCCGCGATCGCCCTCTCCGCCTCGCTGATCGAAACGAGCCGCCGCGAACGTTTCGCCGATCGTCTGCGCGCCACATCGGGCGCGCTACGCGAGCATTGGGTGGTCAAGATCGGCGACAACCATGTCGCGGCAAGATTGCTTGACGGCCTAGTCACCATCCCCTTCGATATGGACATCGCGATCGAGGGTGAGAACAAGAGCGTTGTCACCGATTGGAGACCGGGTGACCCGGTCTGGAGCGGCAAGGTCGGCGGTCTCGACATCACCGCGCAGATTCGCCCCGTTCTGAACGGGTTGCGTATCGACTGGCAGGGGCTTTCGGTGATTGCCAAGGTCTTTTCGCCGCGTCATGCCGAACTCGACAGGCTGATGCCGGTGAAGCTGCCGCCCGATACCTCCAAACTCCTGCTCTGCCCGATGCCCGGCCTCGTCGTCGCCATCGCCGTTACCGAGGGCCAGGAGGTCAAGGCGGGTGAGACGCTTGCGATCGTCGAAGCGATGAAGATGGAAAACGTGCTGCGCGCCGACCGCGATCTCGTCGTCTCGAAGATCAATGCCGCGGCCGGCGAAAGCCTGGCCGTCGATGCCGTCATCATGGAATTCGACTGA
- a CDS encoding YaiI/YqxD family protein, with translation MIYVDADACPVKPEILKVAERHGLEVTFVANSGLRPSRDPMIRNVIVSNAFDAADNWIAERAGAGDVVVTADVPLAVRCVATGAFVSGPTGRVFDETNIGMASAMRDLGAHLRETGESKGYNAAFSPKDRSRFLETFDRLCRRAKSLASEAGGQQ, from the coding sequence TTGATCTATGTCGACGCAGATGCCTGCCCGGTGAAGCCGGAAATCCTGAAGGTGGCCGAACGCCACGGCCTCGAGGTCACCTTCGTTGCCAATTCCGGCCTGCGTCCCTCGCGCGATCCGATGATCCGCAACGTCATCGTCTCCAACGCCTTCGACGCCGCCGACAACTGGATCGCCGAACGCGCCGGCGCGGGCGATGTCGTCGTCACCGCCGATGTGCCGCTTGCCGTGCGCTGTGTCGCGACCGGCGCCTTCGTCAGCGGCCCCACAGGGCGCGTCTTCGACGAAACCAATATCGGCATGGCGAGCGCCATGCGCGATCTTGGCGCGCACTTGCGCGAAACCGGCGAGAGCAAGGGCTACAACGCCGCCTTCAGCCCGAAGGACCGTTCACGCTTCCTCGAAACCTTTGATCGCCTCTGCCGCCGCGCCAAGAGCCTTGCCTCGGAGGCTGGCGGGCAGCAGTGA
- the sugE gene encoding quaternary ammonium compound efflux SMR transporter SugE: protein MAWFLLFLAGLFECGWAIGLKYTEGFTRPLPTALTVISMVVSIVLLGLAVKHLPIGTAYAVWTGIGTVGTVFLGIWLLGDEASVSRLACITLIVAGIAGLKLTA from the coding sequence ATGGCCTGGTTTCTGCTTTTTCTCGCCGGTCTTTTCGAATGTGGCTGGGCAATCGGCCTTAAATATACCGAGGGTTTCACACGGCCGCTGCCGACGGCGCTGACCGTCATATCCATGGTGGTGAGCATCGTTCTGCTCGGCCTGGCGGTGAAGCACCTGCCGATCGGCACCGCCTATGCGGTCTGGACCGGCATCGGCACGGTCGGCACCGTATTTCTCGGCATCTGGCTGCTTGGCGATGAGGCAAGTGTCTCCCGTCTTGCCTGCATCACGCTGATCGTCGCCGGCATCGCCGGTCTGAAGCTTACCGCCTGA
- a CDS encoding DoxX family protein encodes MSTFERLSAYRPYGLAALRIITALLFIEHGTMKLFAFPAAQMAGPLPPLMLFAALLELIGGILILVGLLTRPVAFLLAGEMAVAYFMAHAPNSFFPAVNQGDAAILFCFVFLYLFFSGPGAFAVDNRKAA; translated from the coding sequence ATGTCAACTTTCGAGCGTCTTTCTGCCTATCGCCCCTATGGGCTGGCCGCTCTCAGAATCATCACTGCGCTGCTGTTCATCGAACACGGCACGATGAAGCTTTTCGCTTTCCCGGCTGCGCAGATGGCTGGCCCGTTGCCGCCGCTGATGCTTTTCGCCGCCCTTCTTGAGCTTATCGGTGGTATCCTCATTCTCGTCGGCCTGCTGACGCGCCCTGTTGCCTTCCTGCTGGCCGGCGAAATGGCGGTCGCCTATTTCATGGCGCATGCCCCGAACAGCTTCTTTCCGGCCGTCAACCAGGGCGATGCGGCGATACTGTTCTGCTTCGTCTTCCTCTACCTGTTCTTCTCCGGTCCCGGCGCTTTTGCCGTCGATAACCGCAAGGCAGCCTGA
- a CDS encoding acyl-CoA carboxylase subunit beta, which yields MKEILEELERRRDIARLGGGEARIDAQHKRGKLTARERIDLFLDEGSFEEFDMFVEHRSTDFGMDKSRIAGDGVVTGWGTVNGRTVFVFAKDFTVFGGSLSEAHAEKIMKVQDMALKNRAPIVGIYDAGGARIQEGVAALGGYAEVFQRNVLASGVIPQISVIMGPCAGGDVYSPAMTDFIFMVRDTSYMFVTGPDVVKTVTNETVTSEELGGAIVHTVRSSIADGAYDNDVETLLQVRRLIDFLPLSNTAPLPEIECYQSVTEIDMSLDTLVPASSNKPYDIKELIRKVADEGDFFEIQTSFAKNIVCGFGRVEGSTVGFVANQPMVLAGVLDSDASRKAARFVRFCDCFNIPIVTFVDVPGFLPGTAQEYGGLIKHGAKLLFAYAEATVPKLTVITRKAFGGAYDVMASKHLRGDLNYAWPTAQIAVMGARGAVEIIFRKDIADPEKIAAHTKMYEDRFLSPFVAAERGYVDEVIMPHSTRRRLARGLKMLRNKDLANPWKKHDNIPL from the coding sequence ATGAAGGAAATTCTCGAAGAACTGGAACGGCGCCGCGACATTGCCCGCCTCGGCGGCGGCGAGGCGCGTATCGACGCCCAGCACAAGCGCGGCAAGCTGACGGCGCGCGAGCGCATCGACCTCTTCCTCGACGAAGGTTCCTTCGAGGAGTTCGACATGTTCGTCGAACACCGCTCCACCGATTTCGGCATGGACAAGAGCCGTATCGCCGGCGACGGCGTCGTCACCGGTTGGGGCACGGTCAATGGCCGCACCGTGTTCGTCTTCGCCAAGGACTTCACCGTCTTCGGCGGCTCGCTGTCTGAGGCGCATGCCGAGAAGATCATGAAAGTGCAGGACATGGCGCTGAAGAACCGCGCGCCGATCGTCGGTATCTACGATGCGGGCGGCGCCCGCATCCAGGAGGGCGTGGCGGCCCTCGGCGGTTATGCCGAGGTGTTCCAGCGCAATGTGCTGGCCTCCGGTGTCATTCCGCAGATCTCGGTGATCATGGGTCCTTGCGCCGGCGGCGACGTCTATTCGCCTGCGATGACCGATTTCATCTTCATGGTGCGTGATACCTCCTACATGTTCGTCACCGGTCCCGATGTGGTGAAAACCGTGACCAACGAGACGGTGACATCCGAAGAACTCGGCGGCGCTATCGTGCATACAGTGCGCTCGTCGATTGCCGACGGCGCCTATGACAACGATGTCGAAACGCTGCTGCAGGTGCGACGGCTGATCGATTTCCTTCCGCTTTCGAACACCGCGCCATTGCCGGAGATCGAATGTTACCAGTCGGTGACAGAGATCGACATGTCGCTCGATACGCTGGTGCCGGCGAGCTCCAACAAGCCTTACGACATCAAGGAACTGATCCGGAAGGTGGCGGACGAGGGGGATTTCTTCGAGATCCAGACGAGCTTTGCCAAAAACATCGTCTGCGGCTTCGGCCGCGTCGAAGGCTCCACCGTCGGTTTCGTCGCCAACCAGCCGATGGTGCTGGCCGGTGTTCTCGACAGCGACGCCTCACGCAAGGCCGCCCGTTTCGTGCGCTTCTGCGACTGCTTCAATATTCCGATCGTCACCTTCGTCGACGTGCCGGGCTTCCTGCCGGGTACGGCGCAGGAATATGGCGGCCTCATCAAGCACGGCGCTAAACTGCTCTTTGCCTATGCCGAGGCGACGGTGCCGAAGCTCACCGTCATCACCCGCAAGGCCTTCGGCGGCGCCTATGACGTGATGGCGTCGAAGCATCTGCGCGGCGACCTCAACTATGCCTGGCCGACGGCGCAGATCGCCGTGATGGGCGCCAGGGGCGCCGTCGAGATCATCTTCCGCAAGGATATTGCCGATCCGGAGAAAATCGCCGCGCATACGAAAATGTATGAAGACCGGTTCCTCTCGCCCTTCGTCGCCGCCGAGCGCGGTTATGTCGATGAGGTGATCATGCCGCACTCGACCCGCAGGCGGCTGGCGCGCGGTCTGAAGATGCTGCGCAACAAGGATCTCGCCAATCCCTGGAAGAAACACGACAACATCCCGCTTTGA
- a CDS encoding ATP12 family chaperone protein: MRDLLNDLSEGLSHPDPIRRAQIQMKKPLPKRFYTDVSVAQHEGGFAITLDGKMVRTPARLVLAVPTEALARLVAAEWQAQGEEINPVSMPVTRLVNTALDGVAANAQAIFEDILRFSSSDLICYRAEEPELLVERQAEHWDPVIDWAANDLGARFILVEGVMPQEQPREATAAFAVTLARYDSPMALAALHTVTTLTGSAILALAFAEGRVTTEEAWSLAHLDEDWTIEHWGSDEEAEQRRSKRFAEFKAAADVFFALSA, from the coding sequence ATGCGCGATCTGCTGAACGACCTTTCCGAAGGCTTGAGCCATCCCGATCCCATCCGCCGCGCGCAGATCCAGATGAAGAAGCCGCTGCCCAAGCGCTTCTATACCGACGTTTCCGTTGCCCAGCACGAGGGCGGTTTTGCGATCACCCTCGACGGAAAGATGGTGCGCACGCCGGCGCGCCTGGTTCTCGCCGTGCCGACCGAGGCGCTGGCGCGGCTTGTCGCCGCCGAATGGCAGGCGCAGGGCGAAGAGATCAACCCGGTGAGCATGCCGGTGACACGGCTCGTCAACACGGCACTCGACGGCGTTGCCGCCAATGCGCAGGCTATCTTCGAGGATATATTGCGCTTTTCCTCCAGCGACCTGATCTGCTACCGCGCCGAGGAGCCGGAACTGCTGGTCGAGCGCCAGGCCGAGCACTGGGATCCCGTGATCGACTGGGCAGCGAATGATCTCGGCGCCCGCTTCATCCTCGTCGAAGGGGTGATGCCGCAGGAGCAGCCGCGCGAGGCGACTGCCGCCTTCGCCGTCACGCTCGCGAGATATGATAGCCCGATGGCGCTGGCCGCCCTCCACACAGTCACCACGCTGACCGGCTCGGCGATCCTGGCGCTCGCCTTCGCCGAGGGCCGGGTAACGACTGAGGAGGCATGGTCGCTTGCCCATCTCGATGAGGATTGGACGATCGAGCATTGGGGCAGCGACGAGGAAGCCGAGCAGCGGCGGTCCAAGCGCTTTGCCGAGTTCAAAGCCGCAGCGGATGTTTTTTTCGCCCTAAGCGCCTGA